AAGGAGGGTACACCCTCCTTGGAGGGTTCTAGGGCTCCGCCCTAGCCCGAATTCCCCCTTCTCCCTTTTAGGGAGAAGGGGGCAGGGGGATGAGGGTTCATCCTATGAAGGGAGACAAACGGTGGTTAAGAAGAAAATCTACGTTCTTGGGTTCGACCAGATGATCTTGCCCCTGGTGCAGCGCTTCGCTCAGGAAGGGGTATTGCCCAACATTGCTGCCCTGATGCAAGCGGGAGCGGCGAACGAGGCTATGTCTTCTATCCCGGCCCAGACCCCCACAAACTGGGCTACCATAGCCAGTGGGGCAGATACGGGAACACACGGTGTGTGCAACTGGACTGTGGTTATGCCCAATGGGCAGAGGCTCTCTGCCCTCAACTCCTTGGCCGTAAATGCCGAGACAATCTGGGAGGCGGCTGAGAGGACTGGTTTGAAGAGTGTGCTCATTCATTATCCCGCCTCCATGCCCTCCCGTCTCAAGATGGGGCTGGTCGTCGACGGCTATGCTGGACCAGGCTACGGGGAGACCCCCTTCGAGATCACCCCTAGTAGAGGCTATACGACTCTGTCCGGTCTGCCGAACACCGACAAGATCGATCTCCAGCCAGCACGAGAGTGGCAAAACTTGCCCTGTTCCGCTGGGGCCGGTCCCCTTGAATCTGCCCTGAGGATCGTGCCTAAGATACAAGGAGAGGATAGACAATTTCATTTGCTGGTGGTCGATTCTGTCGGCCAAGGATACGACCGGGTGATAATCTGCCGGGAGAGGGATTATCAAAGTAAGATTGCCGAGACCAGCGTGGGGGAATGGAGCGACTGGGTCCTTGAGCCATTTGTGGTGGAGGGGCAGCAGAGAACAGGTACAGTGCGTTTCAAATTGGTAGAGCTTTCTAAAGATGGCCGACGACTGCGCCTGTACCGCTCCCAGATAATGCCCACGGATGGCTTTACAGCCCCTGATGAGCTCGGTGAGGAGCTCATCGAAAGATTCGGCCCTTATCAGGAATATGTCTCAGAATTGCCCTCTATCCTGGGGAGCGCAGACTTCGAGACCTGTCTGGAGGAGGCGGAATACCAGGCCCAATGGATCGCCAAGGCCGGGCAGTACTTGATGGACAAGAGAGGCGGCACCCTATTTTATAGCCATTGGCATTGGCTGGATGATATAAACCACCATCATCTCGCTCAGGCAGACCCTTCCTGGCCGATGTATCGAGCCGGGGAGGCCGAGAGGCATCTGGACATCCTGCGCCGGAGCTACATGGTGGCGGATGGAATGGTGGGATTGTTCCGGGAGAGGCTGGATGGCAGCGCCTACCTGGTCGTCATATCCGACCATGGCTGCGTGCCGGCTCAACGGACGATCGATATGCGGAGATTCTTGCACCAACGGGGGTTGTGGGTGGCGCGGGATGAGGACCAGGATCTGAATGAGGCGAACATCGACTGGGAGAAAACGAAGGCCTATGTGCGAGATGGCTACAGCTTTGATATTTACATCAGAGCCGAAGGTGAAGAATACGAGCGGATTCGTGACGAACTGATTCGCGATCTGAGAACCTGGGTGGATGAGAAGGCGGGCCGTACACCTATCCTCCTGGCTCTAAAGAAAGAGGATGCCTTCCTTTTAGGTTATTGGGGAGAGCAGGCAGGGGATATCATCGCCCTCTTCGAGGGTGGCTATACTTGGGCAATGTCCAAGGGTGAAGAGGTCCTGAGTGACCTAACCGGTGTGAATTTTGCCTTTCACGGCTCTCAACCCGTCACCAGACGAACGAGTCTCTGCTCTAACCTGGCTACCTTTATCATTGCCGGCCCAGGGATCAAGAAGGGCTATACCAGAGCGGTGGCGAAACTGGGTTACATCAAGCTGAAGGATATAGCCCCCACCTTCTGTCACCTCTTAGATATAGAGCCTCCCGCCCAGAGTCAAGGCGCAGTGGCTTACGATCTCCTGGAGGGGCACGAGATGTACCGTGAAAGGCCTTCTATCGCCCTCCAGGCGAAAGCGATGGATCGGCGCATATGGATCCAGCGGGATATGCACGACTTCTCCTTGCTTGAGGATAAGTGAGCCTCAAGCAAGGGGACTGCTTGATGGATGCCTCAGCCACCCTTTAAGGAGTGGCCTTGTACTCCAGGACATCCTGCATCATGCGGGAATGAGCTTCAAAAACGGCCAGGTTGTGCTCAGGACCTATCTCCTTAACGTTAGGAGAAACAAACGTTGGCGGGTGAATACGCCGCGCTGCGAGCGAGCGGGCTACCTCGGCCACCAGAGCCATGGCGATGGATGTGACAGCTACGGTCGAGCCGGCGGCCACCTTCTCGGCCCAGCCATTGATGGTTACCAGGGCATCCTCGGCTGGGACGCAATTATCGATGACGACGTCGGCTACTTCAGCGAGCTTCTTACCACTCGAGTGGGTGGCCGTGGCTATCCTCTGGTTTTGGACGGAGGTCACGGCGACTACCGATAGCCCTCTGCTCTTAGCCTCCATGGACATCTCCAGAGGCGCGGCGTTGAGCCCGCCGTGGGAGAAGACCAGGAGCGTATCCCGTGGGTCCAGGTGATACCCGCCTAGAAAGACCTTGATATATCCCTCTGTCCTCTCCAACCAGAGCAGCTCGCGCACCCCACCGGGTCCCAACACGTTGAACCACATCAGGCGCGGATCCAGTAGAGGATGAAAGCCAACAAAGCTCCCATAGCGGGGGAAGATGTCTAGAACGGGGATGACTGAATGCCCGCTCCCAAAGACGTGTACGACTCGCTTTTGAGCGATGGACTCGGCCATCAGTTGAGCGGACTTCTTTATGTTATCCGCTTGGGTTTCCCTTATCCTTCTGAGAATATCCTCCATAGTTGCCAGATAGGACTCTGCTGACATAATTGACCTCCATTCTTTTATTTGAGGGGAGCTCTCTCCCCGTGGACTCTCCAGCCGAAGATGGGTCAGAGAAGACGGCTGATCAGGACACGGCCCCTCCCTCCCCGAGCGAAAGCGAGATCAACTAGCCTTCTTGCTTCCATAAAGGCCTGGGCGTAGCTCACCTTGGCTTCGATCCCCCGTATAGTGGCCATCGTCCGGTAATAATCGGCGTAGGGGATAGTGATCTCGCTTGTCTCCCCCTCGGATCCCCGTACGCGCTTCAGAGAAAAGAGTTCGTACCGATTCAGCGTTTCGAACCAGCGGTGGAAAGTATCGGTTATATCTACATAGACTGTAGGAGTGAAACCTTCCAGGTCCTCACAGTTCTCCCCAAAGTAGAGGGTCTCAACGCGATGCGGCGGGAGCTCCTCCTGTGGGCAGGGTAGCGCGGCTAATTTGATGCCCTCCAATACGTTATAGTGGGTACTGACGTGCCGGGGATGCCAGCTCCCTCTCCAGTGGGTGACGACCAGGTCTGGTCTGAGCTTTCGGATAGTGGCAGCCACTGAGGTGGCCACCTCTGGTGAGATCGGTAGCTCCCCAGCTCGATAGCCCAGCCAGAGGGCATCGGCCCCCAGGGCCTTGGCTGCTTCCTTCATCTCCCTTTCCAGTTGGACGGCGTATTCCGTGGGGTCTTTGGAGGGGTGTCCCCTCTCCCCTCTGGTCATATGGACCAGGGTAGCCCTGTGGCCGGCAGCCGTATGCTTTGCCACTACCGCCCCGGCCATCACTTCAGCATCAAGGGCGTGGGCACCAAAGACAACGATGTGCCTCTGCTGGGTCTTCATCTTACTCACCACCACTCAGGTCACGAATGAGCCTGAAACCGCTTAATATCTGAGTCTCGGATCCAGTATATCCCTTAAACCATCGCCAAACAGGTTGAATCCCAAGACGGCTAGCGAGATGGCCAGGCCGGGAAAGATTGAGGCCCACGGTGCCAGCTCCACGTAACGGCGACTGGAGCTAAGCATCGTCCCCCAGGATGGGGTGGGTGGTTGGGTGCCCAGTCCCAGGAAGCTCAACGAGGCCTCCACCAACATCGCCCCAGCCAAAGCCAGGGTGGCCTGCACGATGATGGGGGCGCTGGCATTGGGTAGGATATGTACGAAGATGATGCGCCCGGCACGGGCCCCCATGCACTGCGCTGCCTCGATGAACTCCTTCTCCTTCAAGGACAATACTGATCCCCTTACTACCCGAGCGAAGCGGGGGGCATAGACCACACCGATGGCCACCATCGTGTTGGTTATTCCTGGCCCTAACATCGCCACCATGACCAGAGCCAGGAGGATGGGCGGGAAGGCGAAAAAGACGTCCAGGATACGCATAATCACGTTATCTACGAGTCCCCCATAGTAGCCGGCGATCATTCCCAGGAAGACGCCGCTGACCATGCCTATGCTTACAGATATTAAACCCACCTGAAGGGAGACGCGCGTGCCAAAGATGACCCGACTAAGGATATCACGACCAAACTCGTCGGTCCCCAGCAGAAAGTGTGGGCCGGGTGGCCTCAAGCGCTGATCCAGGAACATCTGGATGGGGTCATAGGGTGCAAGGAGAGGGGCCAGAATGGCGACAAGCAGCAGTAGTAGGACGACGCTGGCGCCGAGAGCCCCAATTCTATTCCTTTGTAGCATACGTAAAAAAGATGTTCTCTTCATCGTCTCCCCGTTTGAGTGATC
This portion of the Chloroflexota bacterium genome encodes:
- a CDS encoding alkaline phosphatase family protein, producing MVKKKIYVLGFDQMILPLVQRFAQEGVLPNIAALMQAGAANEAMSSIPAQTPTNWATIASGADTGTHGVCNWTVVMPNGQRLSALNSLAVNAETIWEAAERTGLKSVLIHYPASMPSRLKMGLVVDGYAGPGYGETPFEITPSRGYTTLSGLPNTDKIDLQPAREWQNLPCSAGAGPLESALRIVPKIQGEDRQFHLLVVDSVGQGYDRVIICRERDYQSKIAETSVGEWSDWVLEPFVVEGQQRTGTVRFKLVELSKDGRRLRLYRSQIMPTDGFTAPDELGEELIERFGPYQEYVSELPSILGSADFETCLEEAEYQAQWIAKAGQYLMDKRGGTLFYSHWHWLDDINHHHLAQADPSWPMYRAGEAERHLDILRRSYMVADGMVGLFRERLDGSAYLVVISDHGCVPAQRTIDMRRFLHQRGLWVARDEDQDLNEANIDWEKTKAYVRDGYSFDIYIRAEGEEYERIRDELIRDLRTWVDEKAGRTPILLALKKEDAFLLGYWGEQAGDIIALFEGGYTWAMSKGEEVLSDLTGVNFAFHGSQPVTRRTSLCSNLATFIIAGPGIKKGYTRAVAKLGYIKLKDIAPTFCHLLDIEPPAQSQGAVAYDLLEGHEMYRERPSIALQAKAMDRRIWIQRDMHDFSLLEDK
- a CDS encoding SIS domain-containing protein, with the translated sequence MSAESYLATMEDILRRIRETQADNIKKSAQLMAESIAQKRVVHVFGSGHSVIPVLDIFPRYGSFVGFHPLLDPRLMWFNVLGPGGVRELLWLERTEGYIKVFLGGYHLDPRDTLLVFSHGGLNAAPLEMSMEAKSRGLSVVAVTSVQNQRIATATHSSGKKLAEVADVVIDNCVPAEDALVTINGWAEKVAAGSTVAVTSIAMALVAEVARSLAARRIHPPTFVSPNVKEIGPEHNLAVFEAHSRMMQDVLEYKATP
- a CDS encoding PIG-L family deacetylase, with the protein product MKTQQRHIVVFGAHALDAEVMAGAVVAKHTAAGHRATLVHMTRGERGHPSKDPTEYAVQLEREMKEAAKALGADALWLGYRAGELPISPEVATSVAATIRKLRPDLVVTHWRGSWHPRHVSTHYNVLEGIKLAALPCPQEELPPHRVETLYFGENCEDLEGFTPTVYVDITDTFHRWFETLNRYELFSLKRVRGSEGETSEITIPYADYYRTMATIRGIEAKVSYAQAFMEARRLVDLAFARGGRGRVLISRLL
- a CDS encoding ABC transporter permease; translated protein: MKRTSFLRMLQRNRIGALGASVVLLLLLVAILAPLLAPYDPIQMFLDQRLRPPGPHFLLGTDEFGRDILSRVIFGTRVSLQVGLISVSIGMVSGVFLGMIAGYYGGLVDNVIMRILDVFFAFPPILLALVMVAMLGPGITNTMVAIGVVYAPRFARVVRGSVLSLKEKEFIEAAQCMGARAGRIIFVHILPNASAPIIVQATLALAGAMLVEASLSFLGLGTQPPTPSWGTMLSSSRRYVELAPWASIFPGLAISLAVLGFNLFGDGLRDILDPRLRY